One window of the Lodderomyces elongisporus chromosome 6, complete sequence genome contains the following:
- the ESF2 gene encoding RNA-binding ATPase activator esf2 has product MGSKNLKVQDNHDSDFESEDEVTGFQNVLAVKPKTQSKSVSRSDGNDDDDDDDEEEEEVGGEEEDDDDDDDEEDIENDVEKFKDLHNRPESKHSQADSGKEENNIHDSEENTEFHDENLNSSSEKIHRGRDKSKSKKLKNLSAKELEKEQKRIKRTGVCYISQIPPYMKPQKLRSILTRFGPVDRLFLKPEDPSAYHKRVKYGGNKKKKFTEGWIEFVSKKDAKLCAATLNGNKLGGKKTSYYYDDVMNIKYLKGFKWLDLTQQMAQENEARQARLALEISQQNKFNKTFVNNVEKAKLISNIQKKRGTSSEGSSKGEGVEEELRRNFKQRKVTSIRSDADAELKKGAAPNEKLNQVLSKVL; this is encoded by the coding sequence ATGGGCTCCAAAAACCTCAAAGTTCAGGATAACCACGACAGTGATTTCGAGTCTGAGGACGAAGTAACtggttttcaaaatgttCTCGCAgtaaaaccaaaaactcAGAGCAAAAGTGTTTCAAGAAGTGATggaaatgatgatgatgatgatgatgatgaagaagaagaagaagttggaggagaagaagaagatgatgatgatgacgatgacgaagaagatATAGAAAATGATGTGGAGAAATTTAAAGACTTGCATAACAGACCCGAATCTAAACACCTGCAAGCAGATTCAGGAAAAGAGGAGAATAACATCCATGATTCCGAAGAAAATACCGAGTTCCACGATGAGAATTTAAATTCTTCACTGGAAAAAATCCATCGTGGTAGGGATAAGagcaaaagcaagaaattgaaaaacctTTCGGCAAAAGAactagaaaaagaacaaaaacgaATAAAGAGGACCGGTGTATGCTACATATCTCAAATCCCACCCTACATGAAACCGCAGAAATTGCGTTCCATCTTGACAAGGTTTGGTCCCGTTGAtcgtttgtttttgaaaccCGAGGACCCATCAGCATACCACAAGAGAGTGAAATACGGaggaaacaagaagaagaagtttaCAGAAGGTTGGATTGAGTTTGTGAGTAAAAAAGATGCAAAGCTTTGTGCAGCAACTCTTAATGGGAACAAATTGGGAGGTAAGAAAACATCATACTACTACGACGATGTGATGAATATCAAGTATTTAAAAGGCTTCAAGTGGCTTGACCTCACCCAACAAATGGCCCAAGAAAATGAAGCAAGACAAGCAAGACTAGCATTGGAGATTTcgcaacaaaacaaattcaacaagACATTTGTGAATAACGTTGAAAAGGCAAAACTCATTTCAAACATCCAAAAGAAGCGAGGGACATCCAGTGAAGGCTCTAGCAAGGGAGAAGGTGTAGAGGAAGAGTTGAGACGAAATTTTAAACAGAGAA
- the HSP12 gene encoding lipid-binding protein hsp12, with protein MSDLGRKDFSDKVEEKLTPQSEKSTLEKGKESVTDALDTAGRKVEPNQEKSFTQKVADGFSEGREDASNVAKKNANAAQGEGQSLTETAQEYVEAAKEKLTEAAEYVSNAVGGATEGAKAGTEETKK; from the coding sequence atgtcaGACTTAGGTAGAAAAGACTTTTCCGACAAAGTTGAAGAGAAATTGACCCCACAAAGCGAAAAATCCACCTTGGAGAAGGGTAAGGAGTCTGTCACTGACGCTTTGGACACCGCTGGCCGTAAGGTTGAACCAAACCAAGAAAAGTCATTCACACAAAAGGTTGCTGACGGCTTCTCTGAAGGCAGAGAAGATGCTTCTAATGTCGCAAAGAAGAATGCCAATGCTGCTCAAGGTGAAGGCCAATCACTCACTGAGACTGCTCAAGAATACGTTGAAGCCGCTAAGGAGAAGCTTACCGAAGCTGCTGAGTACGTTTCAAACGCTGTTGGCGGTGCCACTGAAGGTGCCAAAGCTGGTACtgaagaaaccaaaaagtaA